A single window of Methanoculleus oceani DNA harbors:
- a CDS encoding TIGR00341 family protein — translation MKKIVVHVREDGHQQIEGALEGLHYTISLVQDVYEIIVYTPDENLDDLIEKIQGVLDLRYNENMIEVSTPEFVISSLLKRAEKKVEKKEEKTPVEKLLDTVKDYGTLDLEKLSLTSIAGLVALSGLLLDNQTIIIGAMLLSPIMGPIYGFAVYAALGRIENALRCLGVLAALLLGVFFLSAIATFLINIAIPLTLTEEITTRLVVNPIYTIMAVLLGFAAVVAFNRGTSEVIAGVAIAAAIIPPTVVTGLVLVLQPMSLITTTLLVAGQVVGLIAGALVAVTVLKVKPRDTRDQNIAKRYVTWSVALIVLLIALLLWISWLMWS, via the coding sequence ATGAAGAAGATCGTTGTACACGTGCGGGAAGACGGGCATCAACAAATAGAGGGCGCTCTCGAAGGCCTCCATTACACGATATCACTCGTGCAGGACGTCTACGAGATCATCGTATATACGCCGGACGAGAACCTCGACGACCTGATCGAGAAGATCCAGGGCGTGCTGGACCTGCGGTACAACGAGAACATGATCGAGGTATCGACACCGGAGTTCGTCATCTCGTCGCTCCTGAAACGTGCCGAGAAGAAGGTCGAGAAAAAGGAAGAGAAGACGCCGGTCGAGAAACTGCTTGACACTGTTAAGGATTATGGGACCCTGGATCTCGAAAAACTGTCGTTGACGTCCATCGCCGGACTGGTGGCCCTCTCCGGCCTGCTCCTCGACAACCAGACGATCATCATCGGGGCGATGCTCCTCTCCCCGATCATGGGCCCGATCTACGGGTTCGCCGTCTATGCCGCTCTCGGCAGGATCGAGAACGCCCTGCGTTGCCTCGGCGTGCTGGCGGCACTGCTCCTGGGCGTCTTCTTCCTCTCCGCAATCGCCACCTTCCTCATCAATATCGCCATACCGCTCACATTGACCGAGGAGATCACCACGCGCCTCGTGGTGAACCCCATCTACACGATAATGGCGGTGCTCCTCGGATTCGCGGCGGTGGTGGCGTTCAACCGGGGCACTTCGGAGGTGATCGCCGGCGTCGCCATCGCTGCCGCCATCATCCCGCCGACGGTGGTGACCGGCCTTGTTCTGGTGCTCCAGCCCATGAGCCTGATCACCACTACGCTGCTCGTGGCCGGGCAGGTCGTCGGGCTGATAGCGGGGGCGCTCGTCGCCGTGACCGTGCTGAAGGTCAAGCCCCGGGATACCCGCGACCAGAATATCGCAAAGCGATACGTGACATGGTCGGTCGCACTGATCGTGCTGCTGATCGCCCTGCTTCTCTGGATCTCGTGGCTCATGTGGAGTTAG
- a CDS encoding sulfurtransferase, whose amino-acid sequence MEEKMFTRGGMDRLQARTDRENFPYPRGDGKVKLVNAAWLANHLHDDNLTIVDVQPNIHDYIQEHIPGAVYLTEGVLRVSNRGFPGSYSPNACLQESFRRAGIEADSPVVVYTGKGTFSSAGDGLGQTMMAYTLAKYGHNRVYLLDGGIDTWKSEGGELSQDYPAVEPSSFTAEVRDDYPIGYEEFRQIKDNDDVVVLDARPAKVYEGKGPWRKAGHIPGAVNLPWKSLMDEGNPALLKSNDELDMILEEHGVDRSKTVICSCGTGREATNEFVLLKWFYLYPNVRIYEGSFTEWVTHPDNPVVEGPEPREARAEAAPAR is encoded by the coding sequence ATGGAAGAGAAGATGTTCACCCGAGGCGGCATGGACCGCCTCCAGGCGCGGACCGACCGGGAAAACTTCCCGTATCCCCGCGGCGACGGGAAGGTCAAACTTGTGAATGCAGCCTGGCTGGCCAACCACCTGCACGATGACAACCTGACGATCGTCGACGTCCAGCCGAACATTCACGACTACATCCAGGAACATATCCCGGGTGCCGTTTACCTGACCGAGGGGGTCCTGCGGGTATCCAACCGCGGCTTCCCGGGGTCTTACAGCCCGAACGCCTGCCTGCAGGAGTCGTTCCGGCGTGCGGGTATCGAGGCCGACTCCCCGGTCGTCGTCTACACCGGAAAAGGCACGTTTTCCAGCGCGGGCGACGGGCTCGGGCAGACGATGATGGCCTACACCCTGGCGAAATACGGCCACAATCGCGTATACCTCCTCGACGGCGGGATAGACACGTGGAAGAGCGAGGGAGGCGAACTCTCGCAGGACTACCCCGCCGTCGAGCCGTCCAGCTTCACCGCCGAGGTTCGCGATGACTATCCCATCGGGTACGAGGAGTTCCGGCAGATCAAGGACAACGACGATGTGGTCGTGCTCGATGCACGCCCGGCAAAGGTGTACGAAGGAAAAGGACCCTGGAGGAAGGCCGGGCATATCCCGGGTGCCGTCAATCTGCCCTGGAAGAGCCTGATGGACGAGGGCAACCCGGCGCTGCTCAAATCGAACGACGAACTCGACATGATCCTGGAAGAGCACGGCGTCGACCGGAGCAAGACCGTCATCTGCTCGTGCGGGACCGGCCGGGAGGCCACGAACGAGTTTGTCCTCTTGAAGTGGTTCTACCTCTACCCCAACGTTCGGATCTACGAGGGATCGTTCACCGAATGGGTTACGCATCCTGATAACCCGGTCGTAGAAGGGCCCGAGCCCCGAGAAGCGAGAGCTGAGGCGGCTCCTGCACGGTAA
- the phoU gene encoding phosphate signaling complex protein PhoU, whose amino-acid sequence MTDKFHQELKGLKDLVREQGAFASGMLSDSMIALQNRDPRLAGQVYARRTELADRSHAIEEAALRLIALYQPMARDLRSIVCALRMNFALYRIGRYGKDIAQLAEELSGEPHAGNLVSLPHMADLVCAMIDDALKAYRIEEIEPIAGMSHRDDVVDNLRYTIFREGLTYMMEDPRNIPRCIDYVMIARYLERCADHACDIAGQVCYMVTGERVEVK is encoded by the coding sequence ATGACGGACAAATTTCACCAGGAACTCAAAGGCCTCAAGGACCTGGTCCGGGAGCAGGGGGCGTTCGCCTCCGGCATGCTCTCCGACTCGATGATCGCCCTCCAGAACCGGGATCCCCGGCTTGCCGGGCAGGTGTATGCCCGGAGGACGGAGCTCGCCGACCGGAGCCATGCTATCGAAGAGGCGGCGCTCCGCCTCATCGCGCTCTACCAGCCCATGGCACGCGATCTCCGTTCCATCGTCTGCGCGCTCCGGATGAACTTCGCGCTCTACCGCATCGGCCGGTACGGGAAGGACATCGCGCAACTTGCGGAAGAGCTCTCCGGGGAACCGCATGCCGGAAACCTGGTGAGCCTGCCGCACATGGCCGACCTGGTCTGCGCCATGATCGACGACGCCCTCAAAGCCTACCGGATCGAGGAGATCGAGCCTATTGCGGGTATGTCGCACCGGGACGATGTCGTGGACAACCTCAGGTACACCATCTTCCGTGAGGGCCTTACGTACATGATGGAGGACCCGCGCAACATCCCCCGGTGCATCGACTACGTGATGATCGCACGCTACCTGGAACGCTGTGCCGATCACGCCTGCGATATCGCCGGGCAGGTCTGCTACATGGTCACCGGTGAGCGGGTAGAAGTGAAGTGA